The genomic region CGACAGCCGGCGCCAGAGGTTCCACACCTTGCTCACAGTAGTCGCCACCGATCGCCGTGCGGTTCCGTCGCCCGGACGGGCGGGCGCTCCAACTTTCGGAGGAGGCGTGACGTCGGACCTGCTACCCAGGTCCGACTTCCGGCCGCTGAGGACGGTCCCTGGGACCGATGCGCGCCGCCCGCCGATCCGAGAGGCTGTACCCCATGACGAACGACGTGCCGCCGCGGCGGACCTTCTCGGTCCGCGCCCGGTGGCTGTCCGTGACCGGAGTGGTCGTGGCCGCGTCCCTGCTGGTCTGGCACGCCCAGGTGGCCGACTTCCTCGGGCTGGACACTGCTGGGGACAAGCAACCGGTGGTGGCCGGATCGGGGGTGCCCGGGGGTCCGACGCCGCCGGCGGCCGACACGCCGGCCGCGCCGCCGACCCGGAAGGCGTCCGCGCGGCCCAGCCCGAGGGCGACGCCGACCGCGTCGCCCACCCGCAGGTCGCCGAAGTCGAGCGGGCCGGCGTACGACGAGGAGTCGGTCGAAGGCCTGTCGGTCAAGCTGCGGACCCGGCTGCTGAAGGCGATGGCGGCCGCGAAGGCCGACGGCGTCACGCTCACGATCACCTCCGGGCGGCGCAGCGCGGCCAAGCAGCGCCGGCTGCTGGAGGAAGCGATCGTCCAGTACGGCTCGTACCAGGCGGCCACCCGCTGGGTGCTTCCGCCGGAGGACTCGGCGCACGTCAAGGGCCGAGCCGTCGACATCGGGCCGCAGGCCGGCATGGCCTGGCTGAACCGCAACGGCTACCGCTACGGCATCTGCCGCCGCTACGACAACGAGCCGTGGCACTTCGAGGCGCTCACCACGCCGGGCCGCAAGTGCCCCCCGCGCGAGCCGCACTCGGTCGCCACGCGCTGAAACCCCGCTGACAGACCAGTACCGACAACGGAAACCAGGAGTCCCGCATGACCTTGACCGCAGCCGCGCCCGTCACCACCCGGCCCTCGACCCGTCGCCGCCGCCGGCCGGTCGTTCCGTCGCTGTGGCGTCAGGTCGTCGGCGGCGCCGCGGCGGGCCCGGAGCGTGCCGGGCAGCCGGAGCCGGACCGGTCGGCGTACACCCAGCTGGAGATCTACGACGCGGTGCTGAGCGCGTTCGACCGGCGGACCGAGGTGCTGGACACGATCGCCGCGGCCTCCGACCGGGAGACCGCCGTACTGCGGATCCGCGCGTTGCTGGACGTCAGC from Kribbella flavida DSM 17836 harbors:
- a CDS encoding M15 family metallopeptidase, whose protein sequence is MTNDVPPRRTFSVRARWLSVTGVVVAASLLVWHAQVADFLGLDTAGDKQPVVAGSGVPGGPTPPAADTPAAPPTRKASARPSPRATPTASPTRRSPKSSGPAYDEESVEGLSVKLRTRLLKAMAAAKADGVTLTITSGRRSAAKQRRLLEEAIVQYGSYQAATRWVLPPEDSAHVKGRAVDIGPQAGMAWLNRNGYRYGICRRYDNEPWHFEALTTPGRKCPPREPHSVATR